One genomic segment of Aquipluma nitroreducens includes these proteins:
- a CDS encoding uracil-DNA glycosylase, with product MDVKIEASWKEQLRDEFEKPYFKQLTDFVRSEYTSQTVYPPAKLIFNAFEQCPFDQVKVVILGQDPYHGPGQAHGLCFSVNDGVDFPPSLQNIFKEIQADTGAAVPTSGNLERWAKQGVLLLNATLTVRAHTAGSHQKKGWEQFTDSVIHLVANRLENVVFILWGNYAISKGEFIDSRKHLILKSVHPSPLSASRGFFGNHQFSTTNKYLLEHGKTPVKW from the coding sequence ATGGACGTAAAAATAGAAGCAAGCTGGAAAGAACAGCTTCGGGATGAATTTGAAAAACCTTATTTTAAACAACTGACTGATTTTGTTCGGTCGGAATATACCAGCCAAACCGTTTACCCACCGGCTAAGCTGATTTTTAATGCTTTCGAACAATGTCCGTTCGATCAGGTGAAGGTGGTCATCTTAGGGCAGGATCCTTACCACGGACCGGGACAGGCGCACGGACTGTGCTTCTCGGTAAACGATGGTGTCGATTTCCCGCCCAGCTTGCAGAATATTTTTAAAGAAATTCAGGCAGATACAGGAGCTGCGGTTCCAACGAGTGGAAACCTGGAACGTTGGGCGAAACAAGGAGTTTTACTGCTGAACGCGACGTTGACTGTCCGTGCTCACACTGCTGGTTCGCACCAGAAAAAAGGATGGGAGCAATTTACCGATTCGGTGATTCATTTGGTGGCCAACCGGTTGGAGAATGTGGTTTTTATCCTTTGGGGAAATTATGCCATCAGCAAAGGTGAATTTATTGATTCGCGAAAGCACTTGATTTTGAAATCTGTCCATCCGTCGCCACTATCAGCCAGCCGGGGATTCTTCGGGAATCATCAATTTTCAACAACCAATAAATATTTGCTTGAGCATGGGAAAACGCCGGTGAAGTGGTAG